The following proteins are co-located in the Megalops cyprinoides isolate fMegCyp1 chromosome 15, fMegCyp1.pri, whole genome shotgun sequence genome:
- the tjap1 gene encoding tight junction-associated protein 1, which yields MTSAAPARKPYRKAPPQHREVRHTVPTFREDLGGTAPAPAAPQPEPSQDSLCDADRIKILQQQNEDLRRRLTHTTHKMEAMETEFQSSRHFMQAEIGRTKDDLEKMRDKFRRLQNSYTASQRANQDLEEKLHALLRKVERDKKTMDQEIVELTNKLLDAKNTIDKLEELNERYRQDCNLAVQLLKCNKSHFRNHKFADLPYELQDMVNKHMKSSLPEKGAHSQDADSLSLTPADVVPTSVIARVLEKPEPLVLNSAQSSSSAGRPVAEDVFVHVDMTGPQAEGGRENGGQGVGRSDPQLLQQNGMCRSQSSLDGQSGEEGGPAAPSFEKLNPYPTPPPPHPLYPGRKVIEFSSDDKVKIPKNSPLPNCTYATRQAISLSLVQNEEEAGDRQRTVPNSPAVSDGGWRSGASSSSGGHPRGPPQPDLAEPLSSQSSPFSSPPQAPSAFASSGSSEEDLLANWQRMFVEKVAPSSEGMLVNRTSFSSETVKDLERSRNGKAGRDRRVQRGAYSDGEESSPQSWTASRESSLDTDTSSADLRTRKGQYGGDFSQEESERLLMSLDPLDDGDSCDTAVTVATALDQTSPATKRKEYVDVGSAGSSTEERDILPQDFPVITPRVLAGLEDFVEKPPPHAQTGPPTSSRPQKSPKRMGVHHLHRKDSLTRAQEHGNLLD from the exons GACTCCTTATGCGACGCCGACAGGATCAA gatcctgcagcagcagaacgAAGACCTCCGCCGGCGCCTCACTCACACCACCCACAAGATGGAGGCCATGGAGACGGAATTCCAGTCCAGCCGCCACTTCATGCAGGCGGAAATAGGCCGCACCAAGGACGACCTGGAGAAGATGAGGGACAAGTTCCGCAG ATTGCAGAACAGCTACACTGCTTCCCAGAGAGCCAACCAGGACCTGGAGGAGAAGCTGCACGCCCTG CTCCGGAAGGTTGAAAGAGACAAGAAAACGATGGACCAGGAGATAGTGGAGCTCACTAACAAGCTGCTGGACGCAAAGAACACCATCGACAAACTGGAGGAACTGAAT GAGCGCTACCGGCAAGACTGCAACTTGGCCGTGCAGCTGCTGAAGTGCAATAAGTCCCATTTCAGAAACCACAAGTTTGCTGAC CTTCCCTACGAGTTGCAGGACATGGTGAACAAGCACATGAAGAGCAGCCTGCCAGAGAAGGGCGCTCACTCCCAGGACGCGGACTCCCTGAGCCTGACGCCCGCTGACGTGGTGCCCACCTCCGTCATCGCCCGGGTGCTGGAGAAGCCGGAGCCCCTGGTGCTTAACTCGGCCCAGTCCAGCAGCAGCGCCGGGCGGCCGGTGGCGGAGGACGTGTTCGTGCACGTGGACATGACGGGCCCCCAGGCGGAGGGAGGGCGGGAGAACGGGGGCCAGGGCGTGGGCCGCTCGGACccgcagctgctccagcagaaCGGCATGTGCAGGAGCCAGAGCAGCCTGGATGGCCAGTCCGGGGAGGAAGGGGGCCCTGCCGCGCCCTCCTTCGAGAAGCTGAacccctaccccacccctccgccccctcACCCGCTCTACCCAGGACGCAAGGTGATCGAGTTCTCCTCCGACGACAAGGTGAAGATCCCAAAGAACAGCCCCCTGCCTAACTGCACCTACGCCACCCGGCAGGCTATCTCCCTCAGCCTGGTGCAGAACGAGGAGGAGGCGGGTGATCGGCAAAGGACAGTGCCCAACAGCCCGGCCGTGTCCGACGGGGGCTGGCGATCCGgggcctcctcttcctccggCGGGCACCCCCGCGGCCCCCCGCAGCCGGACTTGGCCGAGCCCCTGTCCAGCCAGTCCAGCCCCTTCAGCAGCCCCCCTCAGGCCCCCAGCGCCTTCGCCAGCTCGGGGAGCTCGGAGGAAGACCTCCTGGCCAACTGGCAGCGGATGTTCGTGGAGAAGGTCGCCCCGTCGTCAGAGGGGATGCTGGTCAACCGCACCTCCTTCAGCAGCGAGACGGTCAAGGACCTGGAGAGGAGCAGGAACGGCAAGGCGGGCAGAGACAGGAGGGTGCAGAGAGGCGCCTACTCCGACGGGGAGGAGTCGTCCCCGCAGAGCTGGACGGCCAGCAGGGAGTCCAGCCTGGACACCGACACCAGCAGCGCTGACCTGCGCACCCGGAAGGGGCAGTACGGCGGCGACTTCTCCCAGGAGGAGAGCGAGCGGCTGCTGATGAGCCTGGACCCGCTGGACGACGGGGACAGCTGCGACACGGCCGTCACCGTAGCGACGGCCCTGGACCAGACCAGCCCCGCCACCAAGAGGAAAGAATACGTGGACGTGGGATCGGCCGGGAGCTCCACGGAGGAGCGCGACATCCTGCCCCAGGACTTCCCCGTCATCACCCCCAGGGTCCTCGCCGGCTTGGAGGACTTCGTGGAGAAACCACCACCCCACGCGCAGACCGGGCCCCCAACCTCCTCCCGCCCCCAGAAGAGCCCCAAGAGGATGGGTGTCCACCACCTGCACCGCAAAGACAGCCTGACTCGGGCGCAAGAGCATGGCAACCTGCTGGACTGA